A window of the Nitrospirae bacterium YQR-1 genome harbors these coding sequences:
- a CDS encoding mannose-1-phosphate guanylyltransferase/mannose-6-phosphate isomerase — MKALLLAGGSGTRLWPLSRKSFPKQFLKLNGKTSLLQDTVLRLTRAMSPEDIVILTNKEYKFHVLSDMETLFPGLKPHIIFEPAARNTAPAIALGLKYCQESLGSTDMETIFVCPSDHIIKPADKFIWYLKQAEAAAADSHIVTFGIKPTRAEMGYGYIKRGAEFSKTKDGAQVYQVAEFTEKPDMETAETYLRDGQHFWNSGMFAFGIGTMKEEFNRFEPQISVAINTPYHEMLTNFVNLPDISIDYSVMEKSDKILTLPMEIYWNDIGSWDSMFEVREADENGNVISGLVKPYDTKNTMVLGDSRLIVTLGLEDCLIVETPDVVFISKRGHTWKVKEIVNLLKKEGREETNEHVTTYRPWGSYTLLERGERYQIKRLFVKPQHSLSLQLHHHRSEHWVVVNGTAKVTIGSQTTFVHPNESAYVPKSTLHRLENPGKISLEVIEVQNGEYLREDDIIRFEDKYEREKPTL; from the coding sequence ATGAAAGCATTACTTTTAGCGGGAGGTTCAGGCACAAGGCTTTGGCCTCTGAGTAGAAAAAGTTTCCCTAAGCAATTTCTTAAACTAAACGGTAAAACGTCCCTCTTACAAGATACAGTGTTAAGGCTGACACGTGCTATGTCACCCGAGGATATAGTGATTCTTACAAACAAAGAGTATAAGTTCCATGTTCTTTCCGACATGGAGACCCTGTTTCCAGGTCTTAAACCCCATATAATATTTGAACCCGCCGCAAGAAATACGGCTCCAGCCATAGCGCTGGGGTTAAAATACTGTCAGGAATCTTTGGGCTCAACCGACATGGAAACTATTTTTGTCTGCCCCTCTGACCATATAATAAAACCCGCTGATAAATTCATCTGGTATCTGAAGCAAGCTGAGGCAGCAGCAGCAGACAGCCACATTGTCACCTTTGGAATAAAGCCCACCAGAGCGGAAATGGGTTACGGTTATATAAAACGAGGCGCAGAGTTCAGTAAAACGAAAGATGGCGCTCAGGTTTACCAGGTAGCGGAATTCACTGAAAAACCTGATATGGAAACTGCCGAGACGTACCTCAGAGATGGTCAGCACTTCTGGAACTCAGGAATGTTTGCCTTTGGAATAGGTACTATGAAAGAGGAGTTTAACCGCTTTGAGCCTCAGATATCTGTTGCAATAAACACCCCATACCATGAAATGCTCACTAATTTCGTAAACTTACCGGATATTTCCATAGACTACTCCGTAATGGAAAAATCTGATAAAATCCTCACCCTCCCTATGGAAATCTACTGGAATGACATCGGCTCATGGGATTCCATGTTTGAAGTTAGGGAGGCCGATGAAAACGGAAATGTAATTAGCGGACTGGTTAAGCCGTATGATACAAAAAACACCATGGTTTTAGGCGACAGCCGGCTGATTGTTACCCTGGGACTTGAGGACTGCCTTATAGTTGAAACCCCTGACGTTGTATTTATATCAAAACGCGGACACACATGGAAGGTCAAGGAAATTGTAAACCTCCTTAAAAAAGAGGGTAGAGAGGAAACTAACGAACATGTAACCACATACAGACCATGGGGAAGTTACACACTCCTGGAAAGAGGAGAACGCTATCAAATTAAACGCCTGTTTGTTAAACCTCAGCACTCATTAAGCCTTCAATTACACCACCACCGCTCCGAACATTGGGTAGTGGTAAACGGCACGGCAAAGGTGACAATCGGCAGCCAAACAACATTTGTACATCCAAATGAATCGGCATATGTGCCCAAATCCACTCTCCACAGACTCGAAAACCCGGGGAAAATATCTTTAGAAGTCATCGAGGTCCAAAACGGCGAGTACCTTAGAGAAGACGATATTATCAGATTTGAAGATAAATATGAGAGGGAAAAGCCCACTTTGTAA